The Ipomoea triloba cultivar NCNSP0323 chromosome 13, ASM357664v1 genomic interval aaatttctccCATTTTGTGTGTGTTAATAGAGGCATGCATTTTACTTAAAATGTGTTGTagatttcttttaattttgcaaaaTTATCCTTATTCCattttgttagaaaaaaaaactccattattatttaataaccACATCGCTATTACCATACAGTTGCATCCATCTTAtctttttcttattctttaattattattttattaaaattatcatataacacttaatttaattgtagattattttttaaattaaatatctataaatgttaaatataagtgtatataataacatatattatttatctatatataccaatatatgagagtgtatataaataataataacatataattttttttttttacaaataaaatatcaagactaaagaagattataattaaaaaaaaatattaagaagTACTAAAATACCCTTGTACTAGATAATATATTGTTTAAAAGATATAACAATCTGTCATCATTTCAATCCAAATAGGTACTTGAAGAAAACTTTGTTGATATCTCCAAAGGTGCTAGGGTTTTTTGTCAGTATTACCCACATCCCATCCTCTTTTTAACCCTCTTTGGCAAAAGTTATTTTTCACATcaccttcaattcaattcaattgcaatttgcaaCCTATACCTATATCTTTAAATGAAACactattattagcatatatctATGGCTGCTCACCTTGGCCTTGCTTCCCTATCCCATTCCCAACTCCAAAATTTTGCTCAATCTCACCACACCCCAGCGCCGCCGCCGGATTCCGCCTCGACGGCGATGTGGAACCCTAGAAACACGGCGGcaaaggaggaggaggaagaggattCTTGGGAGATTAAAGCGTTTGAAGAGGACACTAGCAATGCTACGTGGCCGCCGAGGTGTTACCCTTGCACCTTTTGCCGGCGGGAGTTTCGCTCCGCCCAAGCCCTCGGCGGCCACATGAACGTCCACCGCCGGGAACGCGCTCGCCTCCAActccccaccaccaccacaaacGCCGCCGCCGGCCTTTGCCTCCTCTACTCCTTGCCAAACCCtaacgccgccgccgccgccaacaCGAATTCTTCCCCGCGCCTTCTCTCCGTTTCGCCTTTCGCGGCTAATAGTTTTCCGGCGACGCCCCGTATAACCTCACCTATCCACCCATCTGTCTCCGGTGACAAATCCAACAACAAAAATTACAGTTTTGGGACTCGAAGGAGAGAGCCCGCCATTGTAGAGGAGCTAGATCTCGAGCTTCGGCTTGGATGCAGCTCATCATCACCATGAAaggcaaataataataacatatatatatatatataaatatattgtttgTGTATGCCATGCTTTTTGCCTTTTTCTTTCCTTGATTTTCAACCTTATTGCGACGATTTTGTTTACAGATTGATTAATTCATTCTGCTCGAATTGGAATAATTAAACCTGGGCATGTTTTAGGCTTTAATTTTTGCCTTTTAGTGATGGAGAGTCGTTTTTGTAAATTGAATTAAATGAAGGGTTATATTGTTAGACATTAAG includes:
- the LOC116003152 gene encoding transcriptional regulator SUPERMAN-like, giving the protein MAAHLGLASLSHSQLQNFAQSHHTPAPPPDSASTAMWNPRNTAAKEEEEEDSWEIKAFEEDTSNATWPPRCYPCTFCRREFRSAQALGGHMNVHRRERARLQLPTTTTNAAAGLCLLYSLPNPNAAAAANTNSSPRLLSVSPFAANSFPATPRITSPIHPSVSGDKSNNKNYSFGTRRREPAIVEELDLELRLGCSSSSP